Proteins encoded within one genomic window of Oryza glaberrima chromosome 12, OglaRS2, whole genome shotgun sequence:
- the LOC127757516 gene encoding eukaryotic translation initiation factor 5A-2: MSDSEEHHFESKADAGASKTYPQQAGTIRKNGYIVIKNRPCKVVEVSTSKTGKHGHAKCHFVAIDIFTAKKLEDIVPSSHNCDVPHVNRTEYQLIDISEDGFVSLLTENGNTKDDLRLPTDDNLLSQIKDGFGEGKDLVVTVMSAMGEEQICALKDIGPK; the protein is encoded by the exons ATGTCGGACTCCGAGGAGCACCACTTCGAGTCGaaggccgacgccggcgcctcCAAGACCTACCCGCAGCAGGCTGGGACCATCCGCAAAAATGGCTACATAGTCATCAAGAACCGCCCCTGCAAG GTTGTTGAGGTTTCAACCTCTAAAACTGGGAAGCACGGTCACGCCAAGTGCCACTTTGTTGCAATTGACATCTTTACTGCCAAGAAGCTCGAAGATATTGTGCCATCTTCTCACAACTGTGAT GTCCCGCATGTGAACCGTACGGAGTACCAGCTCATTGATATATCTGAGGATGGATTT GTGAGTCTGTTAACTGAAAATGGCAACACCAAGGATGACCTCAGGCTCCCTACTGATGATAACCTGCTTAGTCAG ATCAAGGATGGATTTGGAGAAGGGAAGGACCTGGTGGTGACTGTTATGTCTGCCATGGGAGAGGAGCAGATCTGCGCGCTGAAGGACATCGGCCCGAAGTAA
- the LOC127757763 gene encoding probable WRKY transcription factor 3 — protein sequence MSARPPPPPRPRLALPPRSAAESLFTGAGDASPGPLTLASALFPSDPDGGGGGGVMTSSSSSAAGATSFTQLLIGNLSAPPPPPPPPQQQQREAARGGGVARAGPALSVAPPPAAGSVFTVPPGLSPSGLLDSPGLLFSPAMGGFGMSHREALAQVTAQASHSPLRMFDHTEQPSFSAAPTSSEAMQHMNAAVNMTGISDMVMGPTNNENVAFQPAEASQRYQVNAPVDKPADDGYNWRKYGQKVVKGSDCPRSYYKCTHPNCPVKKKVEHAEDGQISEIIYKGKHNHQRPPNKRAKDGSSSAADQNEQSNDTTSGLSGIKRDQEAIYGMSEQLSGLSEGDDMDDGESRPHEADDKESDSKKRNIQISSQRTSAEAKIIVQTTSEVDLLDDGYRWRKYGQKVVKGNPHPRSYYKCTYAGCNVRKHIERASSDPKAVITTYEGKHNHEPPVGRGNNQNAGNAAPSSSAQQNMQNLSSNQASLTMADFNNINQRPIGVLQFKSEE from the exons ATGTCCgcgcgccccccgccgccgccgcgcccgaggctcgcgctgccgccgcgctcGGCCGCCGAGTCGCTCTTCacgggcgccggcgacgccagcCCGGGCCCCCTCACCCTCGCCTCCGCGCTCTTCCCCTCCgaccccgacggcggcggcggcggcggcgtcatgacgtcgtcctcctcctccgccgcggggGCCACGAGCTTCACGCAGCTGCTCATCGGCAACCtctccgcgcctcctcctcctcctcctcctccgcagcagcagcagcgtgaggcggcgcgaggaggcgggGTCGCGAGGGCCGGGCCGGCGCtgtcggtggcgccgccgccggcggcggggtcggtGTTCACCGTGCCGCCCGGGCTCAGCCCCTCCGGCCTTCTCGACTCCCCCGGGTTGCTCTTCTCGCCGGCCATG GGGGGTTTTGGGATGTCGCATCGGGAGGCTCTTGCCCAAGTCACAGCCCAAGCAAGCCATTCTCCACTCAGAATGTTTGATCACACTGAACAACCATCATTCTCAGCAGCTCCAACATCATCTGAAGCTATGCAGCATATGAATGCAGCAGTTAATATGACAGGAATTTCAGACATGGTCATGGGTCCAACAAACAATGAGAATGTAGCCTTTCAACCTGCTGAGGCGTCTCAGAGGTATCAAGTCAATGCCCCTGTTGATAAGCCTGCCGATGATGGCTATAATTGGCGGAAGTATGGTCAGAAGGTGGTGAAAGGCAGTGATTGCCCAAGAAGCTATTACAAATGTACTCACCCCAATTGTCCGGTCAAGAAAAAGGTAGAGCATGCAGAAGATGGTCAGATATCTGAGATCATATACAAAGGCAAACACAATCACCAACGTCCACCAAACAAGCGGGCAAAAGATGGCAGCTCTTCAGCAGCTGATCAAAATGAGCAATCCAACGATACCACGTCTGGTCTGTCAGGTATTAAGAGAGATCAGGAAGCTATATATGGAATGTCTGAGCAACTATCTGGTTTAAGTGAAGGAGATGATATGGACGATGGTGAATCAAGGCCACATGAAGCAGATGACAAAGAGAGCGACAGCAAGAAAAG GAATATACAAATTTCTTCACAGAGGACTTCAGCGGAAGCTAAGATTATTGTGCAAACAACCAGTGAGGTTGATCTTTTGGATGATGGTTATAGATGGCGCAAGTATGGGCAGAAGGTGGTTAAAGGAAACCCTCATCCAAG GAGTTACTACAAGTGCACCTATGCTGGATGTAATGTTAGGAAACACATTGAGAGGGCTTCGTCAGACCCTAAGGCTGTCATAACAACTTATGAAGGAAAACATAACCATGAACCACCGGTTGGTAGGGGAAACAACCAGAATGCGGGAAATGCGGCCCCTTCAAGCAGTGCACAACAGAATATGCAGAATTTGTCTAGTAATCAAGCTTCACTTACAATGGCAGACTTCAACAACATTAACCAGAGGCCAATTGGGGTCTTACAGTTCAAAAGCGAAGAATAA
- the LOC127756344 gene encoding uncharacterized protein LOC127756344, whose translation MASLVRASYPAMARTQLASFGALLSAHAAVFAALLAAFNAAEALRLGSDGRAVLALSAAGVIVYSVALANAAAVCNLATVVAAAEGGRGGARAVLRAILLVRGDAATAVAVALPATLATAAVEGLFQLRIARPYAVTGELTSSMVCEGFLIAYIYSIICVLDTVITCMVYQTCKMSHSCDLLELEEKGDLAA comes from the coding sequence aTGGCGTCGCTGGTGCGCGCGAGCTACCCGGCTATGGCACGGACGCAGCTGGCCAGCTTCGGGGCGCTCCTGTCCGCGCACGCGGCGGTGTTCGCGGCGCTGTTGGCGGCGTTCaacgcggcggaggcgctgcgCCTGGGCTCCGATGGCCGCGCCGTGCTCGCGCTGTCCGCGGCGGGCGTGATCGTCTACTCCGTGGCgctcgccaacgccgccgccgtgtgcaACCTCGCCACGGtggtcgccgcggcggagggcgggcgcggcggcgcccgcgcagTCCTCAGGGCCATCCTCCTCGTCcgcggcgacgccgccaccgccgtcgccgtggcgcTCCCGGCGACGCtcgccacggccgccgtcgAGGGCCTCTTCCAGCTCAGGATCGCCAGGCCGTACGCCGTCACCGGCGAGCTGACCTCATCAATGGTTTGTGAGGGCTTCTTGATTGCATACATCTACTCCATCATCTGTGTTCTTGACACTGTCATCACTTGCATGGTGTACCAAACCTGCAAGATGAGCCATTCTTGTGATCTCTTGGAGCTTGAGGAGAAAGGGGATTTAGCAGCATAA